The sequence below is a genomic window from Rhodococcus sp. 4CII.
CTGCTGATGAACGAGATCGCCGACTCCACCGCCCGCGTCTCCACGCTCGTGAACGCCGCCAAGCAGTACTCGCAGATGGACCGCGCCCCGTACCAGCGCGTCGACCTGCGGGAACTCCTCGACAGCTCCCTGGTGATGCTCGGCCGCAAGATCGGCGACTCGATCACGGTGGTGAAGGAGTACGACCCCACGCTGCCGCAGGTCCCCGCCTACGCCGCGGAACTCAACCAGGTGTGGACCAACCTCATCGACAACGCCGTCGCCGCGATGGACGGCCGCGGCACCCTCACCGTCCGCACGCGGCGCGACGACGACATGGCCCTCATCGAGATCGGCGACACCGGACCCGGAGTGCCCGAAGAGATCCGGTCGCGCATCTTCGAACCGTTCTTCACCACGAAACCCGTCGGCGAGGGAACGGGGCTCGGCCTCGACATCTCCTGGCGCATCGTCGTGAAGAAGCACCGCGGCGACCTGCGCGTCGAATCCGAACCGGGCGACACCCGGTTCCAGGTGCGCATTCCGATCGAACCCGAAGTCGTATCAGCAGAAGGAGTTTCAGATGGGTGAGCTGGACGGAATCGACCCGAGCGTGCCGCCGAGCGGTGACGGATGCGCCGACTGCGACAGCGCCGGCGGGTGGTGGGTGCATCTGCGCCGCTGCGCGCAGTGCGGGCACATCGGCTGCTGCGACTCCTCACCGGCACAGCACGCCACCAAGCATGCCGCCCAGACCGGGCACCCCGTGGTGCGGAGCTTCGAGCCCGGCGAGATCTGGTTCTGGAACTATGCCACCGAAATCGCCTTCGAAGGCCCGGAACTTGCGCCGCCGCAACACCATCCGCTCGATCAGACGGTCCCGGGACCCGCGGATCGCGTTCCGCCCGACTGGCAGGCGAAGATTCACTGAACTCGGAGTTGTCCGAGACGGTGTGCCGTCGCGGCGTCCTGCTCGTCGTACCGCGCCAGCACCGCTTCGAAATTCGCCTTCAGTTCCAGGGCGTAGCGTTCGTGCGCCGCGAACGTCCCGACCGCCGAATCCTCTTCCGCGACGCCCGGGCCACCGATCGCGGTCGCCCGGAACCGCGAAGCCAGGTCCGCCGCCGACCGCAGATGCGTCTCACCGAGACCGAAGTTCTCGGGCGCGAGTTCGCGACGCGCGCGCTCGCGCAGGTCCCTCATGTCCGCCGCCAGCACGTCGCACGCGGCAATGCACCGCACCAGCGCGTCGCGGTCCACCTCGAGCCGATCGCTCATCCGTCCCCCTACGGTCGTCGCTCCACCCGCGAGAGAAACTACCCGCTCCCCCGCCGGCAATGCTTCCCTCGCCTCTGCCGTCACGCCGAGCGAACGTTATGGTGCAGGTCACCAGGGTCGGCCAACGGAGGTCGCCGGGAGAGAAGGATGCGAACCGTGGAAATTCAGGGAACCGCCGCACTGGTCACCGGAGCCGCCTCGGGCCTCGGTGCCGCCACCGCCAAGCGCCTCGCCGACGCCGGTGCCACCGTGTTCGGACTCGATCTGCAGCAGTCCATCGAGCGCGCCGGCGACAACGTCCCGGACGGTGTCACCCTCCTCGCGACCGACGTCACCAGCGGCGACGAGGTCCAGGCCGCGATCGACAAGATCGTCGAGTCGGGGCTGCCGCTGCGCATCGTCGTCAACTGCGCCGGCGTCGGCTGGGCCGGGCGCATCCTGTCGAAGAAGGGCCCGCACGACCTCGAACTGTTCCGCACCGTCATCACCGTCAACCTGCTCGGCACGTTCAACGTCATGCGCCTGGCCGCCGACGCGATCGCGAAGACGGACACCGTCGACGAGTCGGGGCAGCGCGGCGTCGTCATCAACACCGCGTCCGTCGCCGCGTTCGAGGGCCAGATCGGCCAAATCGCCTACTCCGCGTCCAAGGGTGGCGTGCACGGCATGACCGTTCCCGCCGCCCGCGACCTCGCGCAGTTCGGGATCCGCGTCAACACCATCGCCCCCGGCATCATCGACACCCCGATGCTCGCCGGCGTCACTGACGAGTACCGCAAGGGCCTCGAAGCGGGTGTCCCGTTCCCCTCCCGTCTCGGGCAGCCCGCCGAGTACGCGCAACTCGCTCAGATGATCGTCGAACACGACTACCTCAACGGTGAGACCATTCGTATGGACGGTGCTCTGCGCATGGCGCCGCGGTAGGCGGCTCCGCCGCCCGTGCGCCTTTCTGGTTGCTCCAGCTACCGAAAGGGCGCACGGGGCGCGAAGCGCCCTGCGCTGGGAGGTGGGCATGGGTTTCTACTCTGACCAGGTCGTTCCGCGGCTCGTCAACGTCAGCTGCGGGGTGAAGTTCACGGAGCCGTCGCGGCGACGCGTCTGCGCCGGTCTGCAGGGCCGGGTGGTGGAGATCGGATTCGGATCGGGACTCAACGTCCCGTTCTACCCGGCCGCCGTCGAGTCGGTGACCGCGGTCGAACCCGCCGACCTCGGCTGGAAGCTGGCAGCCAAACGGGTGGCGGCGTCGACGACCCCGATCGAGAGGTCCGGCCTCGACGGTCAATCGCTCCCCTTCCCGGACAACAGTTTCGACACCGCACTGTCCACCTGGACGATGTGCACCATCCCCGACGCCGACGCCGCACTGCGGGAGATCCGGCGCGTTCTGAAACCCGGCGGCACACTGCATTTCGTCGAACACGGCCTCGCCCCGGATGAGAACGTCCGGCGCTGGCAGCACCGTCTCGAGCCCATCCAGAAAACTGTCGCCGGGGGTTGCCACCTCACCCGCGACATCCCCGCCCTGGTGACGAACGCCGGATTCGAAGTCCGGGACCTCGATCGCTTCTACGAGAAATCCACGCCGAAAATCGTCGGCGCCTTCTCCCTGGGGGTTGCGGCTTCGCCGCCCGTGCGCGGTTGAGGAGTCCAGGGACTCGTGGGGCATGCACGGGCGGTGGTTCGCGCGAGGGGGTAATGTTCGCCGTCGACACGACTGTGGGGGTCGTGGGGTCGCACCGGGGTGGGACGCGAGACGTTCGTGAGTTATCAAGGGGGGATTCATGTTCGACCGTGAGGGTCTGCGGGTGCGCGAGGACGAGCTGCAGGATCAGATCGATTCGCTGCTGGTCACGCTCGACCGGCAGACGAAGGATCTGCACGCCGCTCAGCAGCAGGTGGCGCAACTGCGGGTGAGTGGGACGTCCGACGACGGCCTGGCGCAGGTGGAGGTGAATTCGGTGGGCGGCGTGGTGAACGTGCACCTCGCACCGGACGCGTTCCGGCGGTCCACCCCCGAATCGCTGGGGCGTGCGATGACGGAAGCCGCTCGCCGCGCGGGCGAGGCAGCGCACGTAGAGTCGATGCGCATCATGGGATCGATCGTGGCCGCGACCGAGACGTTGCCGGATCTGCCCGACCTCGTTCCCGGCGCCCCGAGCCTGCGGGATTTCCTCCCGCCCCTCGAACCCGACGTCCGTGACCTCCCGGCCGATCCGGACCCGGATGATCCCGACGACGGGCAGTGGAACCGGCCGGTGCTGCGGGACGGGTGGCAGTGAGCGCGCAGTTGTGGGTGGACACCGCGCATCTGCGCAGCGTCGCACCCCGATTCGACGACCTGTCGCAGCGGATGGCCGAGGTCGCCGCCACCCTGACCTCGACCCTCGACAGCGAGGGTGAATGCTGGGGCGGCGACGAGACGGGGGCGGCGTTCGCGCGCGGGTACCTACCCTCCGCGGACGCGGCCGGCCGGTCTCTCGGGTTCGCTGTCGGGGCGCTGGCCGCGCTTGGGTCCAAGCTCAGGAGCACGGCCGATTCGTTCGATGACACCGACCGCGGCACCGCGTCCAGTCTGTCCGGGTTGTCCTGATGGGCATCGAGGTTCCGGGCGGTGTCCGGTGGCTGGCGGAGAGGGTGGTCGGGGCGGACTGGCCCGCCGCGGACGAAACGGCAATGGAGCGGCTCGGGCAAGGGTGGAAGGACGCCGGGGCATCGCTGGACGACATCCTCGAGGAGGCCGACGCCGCGATGCGGTCGGCGTTGTCCGGGGTCGGTGGTGACGTCGACGCGGCGATGGCGCAGCAGTGGGCGCGGATCGGTGCGGACGGCGCGCTACGCGAGTTGTCGGAGTTGTTCCACGAACTCGGCGACACCCTCGACTGGTCGGCCGACGACATCCGGGTCGCGAAACTGTCGATCATCGCGGCGCTGGTGGTGTTGGCGGCCGAACTCGTCGCGGTGGCGGCGGCCAGTGCGATGACGTTCGGTGCAGCGAGTCCCGCGGCGTTCGCGGCGGAGGCGGCCACGCAGGTCACCGTACGGATGATCATTCGGCAACTGATCATCTCGATCCTCAGACGCGCTGCGGTCGGCGCGGCCAAGGGAGCCGTATTCGGCGTCGGCACGCAGGCGGCCTTGGAGACTGCGGTGCAGGTGGATGAGAACATCCGAGGCCGACGCGACGGTTACGACCTCGGGAACATCGCCGAGGCGGGCGCGAAGGGCGCGGTGAGCGGGACCGTCAAGGGCGCGCTCAACGGTGTCGTCGGTATCGACAAGTGGAACGACCCGCGCAACGCCCTCACGGGGTTGGTCGGCAGCGGAGCACAAAGCGCGACGGTCGGCTCCAACCGGGCGAGCGGATTCATCGTGGATGAGGCACTGTCGCTGACAGGACTCGACAACACTCTGGCCGATCTCGGCGGCCGGCCGGGGGACGGGCAATCATGAGCGAAACCTGGAACCTCGACACGCGCACGCGGCACCCGATAGGCGGTCCGAGTTACCCGTCGCCACGACGGGTCCGTCGCGCGCTGGCCTTCGCGATCGATTTCGTCATCCATCTCGGCGTCGCCTATCTCGTCTACCGTGTCGGGAGCGCCGGATTTCCACCGGGGTCCCCCAAGCCGATTGCCGCCCCCGTCGTCACGTGGATCCTGGTGTCCTTCGTGCACCGCACCGTTGTGCAGTCGATCTACCACGCCACTCTGGGTAAGTGGCTGCTCGGGTTGTGCGTCGTCCGGCCCGTGGATGGTCGATGGCCCACCTTCGGCGCGCTGGTGTGGAGTTGGATCCTGGGATTCGTGGCGTTCATCCTGTTCCAGGACACTCCGACAGAGGGTAAGGACGGGTTTCCACTCGTGGTACGCCGCAGGGACGTTCGGCAGTAGGCGGCTTCGCCGCTTGTGCGCGGGAAGCGAGTTCCTGGACTCGTCAACCGCTTACAGGCGGCGCCGCCGCCGGTCGTCGACGTAGAACAGTACGAGGGCGATGCAGAGGAGGGCGGCGGGGATCCAGGCGGCGGGTCCGCCGAAGTAGCGGGTGGCGAACGCTCCGAGGACGGCGCCAGCGGCGAAGCTGCCGACGATGGCGGCGTACACCCGGGTGTGTTGGCGTGATTCGGGGATCTTCTCGATGTAGGCGGCGTACGCCGACTCGGTGAAGCGCATGAGGTTGCCGGTGGTGGCGACCGCGATGTACGACAGCTCCCCGATGGTGCGGAACAGCCCGAACTGCATGGCCGCCACGAAGGCGATGGAAACGGTGACCAGTGCGTTGGGGACGTCTGCGGGCACGAATCCGACCGCGGCGAGGACGACGATCTGCGCGACCAGGGCGACCCGGATCGGGTGGTCGAAGACGCTGTGGGCGAGTTCGCCCTTGAGCAGATGTGCGAATGCGACACCGACGATGAACGCGAGGATCGGCCACAGGTGTGCGCGCGCGGCGTGGAAGTGCCGCTCGGACAGGTCGATGGCCATGAGGATGACATTGCCGGTCTGGGCGTTCGCGAAGACACCGCCGCGGCTGATGTAGGTGTAAGCGTCGAGAAAGCCGCCGGCTGCGGTCAGAAGTAGAGCGAACCGCAGCGTCGTGGATGTCTTCGGCACCTCCACCTGACCACCCCTACCGAATCGGGCCTCATTGCAGCCTAGAGGTCGGAGGCGAGTGGGATCTCCTTCTCGGCCCGATCCGACATCCATTCGCGCAGTACTTTCGTGGCGATCACGTCGTCTTCGTTGTACTGCAGCAGTCGTTCGCGCTGGGTGAGGTCGGGTTCGCCGTCATAGCCGACTGCTTCGCGGTACCAGCTCATCGAAGCCTCACCGCCGGCGTCGGCGTCCCGCCACCGGAAGCCGGCGACGGGGGCGATCTTCTTGAGGCCCTTGCCGCCCGGGCAGATGAATTGGTCGCTGACGGCCTGGTAGATGTCGACCCACTGTGGGCTGTCGATGAATTCGCGGATCTCGGCTTCGGTGGGGATGCCGGGTGTCCCGGCGAATCGGCGGGCGGAGTCCAGCAGCCACTTGTCCTCCGCGGACCGTGAATAGCAGTACGCGGCGAAGGTTCTGCCGCTCAGCGCCGCCGCGGCACGCTCGGCCATGAGCCACGTCCAGAATTCGGCGAACGACCGCGCCTCGTCCTGGGTGGGCACCGGGTCCCAGCTGACGAACGGCCGGTACGCCGACACCCCGTCGACGTTGAGCAGTGTTCCCCACAGGTAGGCGCCGTGTTC
It includes:
- a CDS encoding WXG100 family type VII secretion target codes for the protein MSAQLWVDTAHLRSVAPRFDDLSQRMAEVAATLTSTLDSEGECWGGDETGAAFARGYLPSADAAGRSLGFAVGALAALGSKLRSTADSFDDTDRGTASSLSGLS
- a CDS encoding YbaB/EbfC family nucleoid-associated protein, whose translation is MFDREGLRVREDELQDQIDSLLVTLDRQTKDLHAAQQQVAQLRVSGTSDDGLAQVEVNSVGGVVNVHLAPDAFRRSTPESLGRAMTEAARRAGEAAHVESMRIMGSIVAATETLPDLPDLVPGAPSLRDFLPPLEPDVRDLPADPDPDDPDDGQWNRPVLRDGWQ
- a CDS encoding SDR family NAD(P)-dependent oxidoreductase, coding for MEIQGTAALVTGAASGLGAATAKRLADAGATVFGLDLQQSIERAGDNVPDGVTLLATDVTSGDEVQAAIDKIVESGLPLRIVVNCAGVGWAGRILSKKGPHDLELFRTVITVNLLGTFNVMRLAADAIAKTDTVDESGQRGVVINTASVAAFEGQIGQIAYSASKGGVHGMTVPAARDLAQFGIRVNTIAPGIIDTPMLAGVTDEYRKGLEAGVPFPSRLGQPAEYAQLAQMIVEHDYLNGETIRMDGALRMAPR
- a CDS encoding RDD family protein, whose amino-acid sequence is MSETWNLDTRTRHPIGGPSYPSPRRVRRALAFAIDFVIHLGVAYLVYRVGSAGFPPGSPKPIAAPVVTWILVSFVHRTVVQSIYHATLGKWLLGLCVVRPVDGRWPTFGALVWSWILGFVAFILFQDTPTEGKDGFPLVVRRRDVRQ
- a CDS encoding YoaK family protein, with product MEVPKTSTTLRFALLLTAAGGFLDAYTYISRGGVFANAQTGNVILMAIDLSERHFHAARAHLWPILAFIVGVAFAHLLKGELAHSVFDHPIRVALVAQIVVLAAVGFVPADVPNALVTVSIAFVAAMQFGLFRTIGELSYIAVATTGNLMRFTESAYAAYIEKIPESRQHTRVYAAIVGSFAAGAVLGAFATRYFGGPAAWIPAALLCIALVLFYVDDRRRRRL
- a CDS encoding class I SAM-dependent methyltransferase, translated to MGFYSDQVVPRLVNVSCGVKFTEPSRRRVCAGLQGRVVEIGFGSGLNVPFYPAAVESVTAVEPADLGWKLAAKRVAASTTPIERSGLDGQSLPFPDNSFDTALSTWTMCTIPDADAALREIRRVLKPGGTLHFVEHGLAPDENVRRWQHRLEPIQKTVAGGCHLTRDIPALVTNAGFEVRDLDRFYEKSTPKIVGAFSLGVAASPPVRG
- a CDS encoding UBP-type zinc finger domain-containing protein — its product is MGELDGIDPSVPPSGDGCADCDSAGGWWVHLRRCAQCGHIGCCDSSPAQHATKHAAQTGHPVVRSFEPGEIWFWNYATEIAFEGPELAPPQHHPLDQTVPGPADRVPPDWQAKIH